Within the Nicotiana tabacum cultivar K326 chromosome 11, ASM71507v2, whole genome shotgun sequence genome, the region ggcctaaagccaaatatTAATATGATGCCtttttttctataatttctatcttaattcaatatatttttttatatatatatataaaaagaattaacccaaatagccatTCACTTaatctcttaaactaaaaatagttagTGGATGAATAATTTATATATGATTCataaataatatatgtataattgtgtattgtcatgttataatctatgtatatcgtTCGAAAAAATAAGCATTGAATCTGGCCGACTATTTGTGTAACAAATACCATACATCAAATTCCTGCAATTAGTAACTATTACTGAAATATGGGGCCCCCAATTATGAaaatactactactattattattaatatttttctttttcaaaaatcgAGAGAAGTCACTGAGGGCTAGTGGTGCACAGTTCGGAATGCTGCTCTAACCATTAGACCAAAGTCGCAGTGTGAAACTACTACACCTATTAAATAATAAAGCTTTAGTTAACTAAGTATATTGAAAGTAATCTCATATTCAAATATAACGATTTGGATTGTCGTAGTCTATTAAGGATAGATTATAGGATCATGCATTATCTCCAAACATGTtatattttgcttttaaaatgccATAATTATGTGAAATTAACACACTTAGACCAATACATTAATGATGAATGCAAGGTGGTGGGAACTGTTGGATATGCTGCTCCAGAATATATACAGACTGGGCGCCTAACATCCAAGAGCGATGTATGGAGCTATGGGGTGTTTCTATATGAACTCATTACCGGCAGGCGTCCATTGGACAGAAATAAACCTAAAAATGAGCAGAAACTTCTGGAATGGGTGAGACCCCATCTTTCAGACCTGAAGAAGTTTGAACAAATATTGGATCCTCGACTAGATGGGAACTATTCCCTTAAATCTGCACAGAAGTTAGCTGCCATAGCGAATAGGTGTTTAACTAAACACCCCAGAAATCGTCCTAAAATGAGTGAGGTTTTGGAGATGGTGAATCGGCTCGTGGAGGCAACTGAAGCAAAAAGTCCAGAAATCCCAATAGAAGAAAGTACAACCACCCCGAGAGTCGAGGATGAGAAATTCAGAGTAAGGTGTCTAAGTGCAAGCAGAAGGTTGGTAGAACATATTCCTAAAGAAAACAAGTTGCTGGTATGGAAATTGTGGAGGCCTAAGCTTGTCAGTACCAATTGAGTGGCAGAAATGAAACTAAATTGAATCTGCCTACCACGTCAATGAGGCAGTCCCACTTTTGATTGTAAAGATATTTCATGTTTTGCTAGAGCTGCCAACTAGAAGGAAAGTTTTGTTGAACAGACTAAATACCAAAACTGGAAAGACCAAGTATACATGATTAACACAAGATGAAAATGTTAGTGATCAATATTCTCTTTCGCTACACTTGTACAAAAATGTTGCCAGGTACAATCCGTTAATCTAGTGCAATATCCATTATCAACACTAGATCCAAAAACAAAATAATCATGTAATTCAAAATAAACGTGCATGTGGATCTATAAATAGCTGAAAAGTCTACAATTTAACCAAGGAAAATATAAAACACAGCTTCTGCGGAAGGCTGTGTTTCAATTTACGCTTATTTCGACAAATTCAAGCACACACTGTCCAAAGAGATCTATTTGGAATAAAATGGGTAGCTCAAAATCTCGCAACAATATGCTGAAAACTCAGATCTCAATTTCAGTTTGTGAAAGCTCAAGGCATGTCAATTACCTAACAAATGATCTCACTCCACAGAGATGGAGTCCAATAATCTTTTACCTTCTTCGCTCAGCTCTATATTCTCCATTTTAATCCGGCGACGCATGATAGGACTTGTTTTTCCAGAAGCTACATAAGTTCTTATCAAAGATTCAAATATGTCAACCCCCAACTCATCCTTAgccttcttcaaaatttcagtaaaatgTTCTGCACCATCGACATCTTTATTTTGTTCAAAATGACTCATGAATTTTCTAACGATAGCAGATGATGGAACCCACTTGCCACCATCACCTCTACCAGTTGAAATTGCCTTGTCAACACAATCAACTGCTGATTTGATATCACCATTTTGCAGATAATAATCCCCGAAAATCTCCCATGTCTTAGCATTAGGCTTAGCTCCACTCCTTCGGGCCCATTCCTTGAGCTTTTCAGCTTTCTCCAAAGAGCCTTGTTTAGTGTAAGCTCCTATAAGAACATTTGCTACACGTATGTCATAAGTTGGGCATCCAGACTCCCATTCCTTGAAGCATTTCTCAGCACCCGGTAAGTCATTCAAGTTAACCAAAACTTGAATCATGTTAAGATAGCTTATGTTTGCCGTTCTGGGAAAAGCAAGCCTCAAAGAATGCCATACACGATATACTTCCAACAAATTTCCAACACGACCATACAATGTGATCAGAAACTGGTATGCAGTAACATTGCGGCATGCATTTTTCTTCTCCAGTTCCTTGAGTGCCTTCACTGCTTTATCGGTTAAGCCAGCATCTGCATAAATTGATGCCAAATTGCTATATGTAGTCCAATCATCAGCTACACGACCATCTCTCTTCATTTCATCAATAACCCTCTCGACCCCAGAAATATCATTCATAGAAGAAAGAGCCCTCATCCAAACGTTGTAGGTGTAAGAATCTGGCATTACATCATAGGCCTTCATTTCTTGAATAATGGCTGGAATTTTTTCTGGATGCCCAGTTTTTGTGTAAAGAGTCATCAAGCTGTTATAAGGCATGGAGCTTAAACCTAAGTTAAGTTCTTTCATTTTCTCTATCAGCGCCTCAGCTTTTTCAGTCATTAATTCCTTGCAGTAGCAATTCAGAAGAGCAGAATAGGTGACAAGATTTTTCGATGCCTCTGGGAGATTCGAAAAATAAGTCTCCGCTGCTTCAATCCCTTTACTCTTGGCAACAAGATCCAGATGTATAGCTTGATCACTAATAGTCTTGTTCATGCCCCTTTTTTCCATTGTTTCTGATAACTGCATAAAGCAAACTTAAACATTtcattttgctataaaatatcaAGGAACCATAAAACACTACTGCTTGCTTACAATTCACATCTGATAGTGCTAagtagtggtggcaaaatggataaaaatataattatccATCCATATTACCATCtactaaaaatgggttggataataatttttttaaaaatgggtcagaTATGGATAAGATCCAACCActtaaaaatggataaccaataggtttaacttttacatttgcaaAGGCTCAAAGTGAGGGTTCCTCAAATTTGGGAGACTAGAAATCctcccaaaagtgattatattcaagaagtcatggataatacgAATATTCATATTATGTGCTGGTTAACCCATTttctatccgtattaaatatgggtcgggtcagATATTTTATCCATTTTGCATTACCTGTTTTCGACCCGCGCCATATCCGACCAGACCCACCCGTTTTCCATCCCTAGTCCTAAGGATGTTATACATAACCATTCCACTTCAAATTTTGTGCTGCCGTAATAAGATCTAAGAGAAAATGAACCCCTTTTTGGGTTTCTTAGATAGTGGTTTATAATATGTGTATTGGATCAAGGTATAATCCCTTAAGCAGTTATTTTCACTATTTGATACAAGCTGCCACCAAAATATAACATAGGAATTaagtaaaaaggaaaataaactaGTCGAAAACCACATCAGGGAGAACTATCTTTGCAATACAAGTAGTTCAACATGAGTGGAAGAATGCAAGGATTAACAGCCAAGATTCATCTAAAGCTAGAATATGCATCAACGATAAAGCTAAAATCAtagtttagggtttagggtttaaagttcACAATTTCGATAATCAAAGACCATGAAGTTGAAGGTAATGGTCTTTCATATTAACACTCAAATGTTTTAAGGCCAAATACTACAATCTCATAGAAATGCTAATAGGGTTAGGTTTTAAGATATGCGATGACCTCTTTCACTAAGAATCAAATTCAAAACTCAGATTTATTTTCAGGTCAAACAATGGAAGATAAAAAACGCAATGCAAAAACATTCTAAAATGAAAAGTAGTAAGAACTATATTCAGGTCATATCACGGAAATTTATGGAAGGTTCTTACAGTTTAAGGCTAAcaattccaaaaataaataatggaaatttattaaaatacgAAGAGGGGTTTAGGGTCAAAGGTACAGAATGTTGGAAAATCAGAGACCTTGAGTGCTGGGGTGTAAAGCTTGCGTTGGCGTAAGACTTTGAGGGATTTTCCAACTTCCCATTTGTAAGCACTTTTGTGGGATTTCAAGAATTGATTCAGATTTTTCCTAACGTGGTTCTCTTCGCCTCCTTCCTTGAACAGATTCTTGTAAAGTGCATCTTCTAAGTACTTCTTTGTAGCCCTTTTCCCAATGTTCTTCGTTTTCAACGAGAACTTCTGAATAAATGACG harbors:
- the LOC107769695 gene encoding large ribosomal subunit protein mL101 (rPPR4)-like, which encodes MASFIQKFSLKTKNIGKRATKKYLEDALYKNLFKEGGEENHVRKNLNQFLKSHKSAYKWEVGKSLKVLRQRKLYTPALKLSETMEKRGMNKTISDQAIHLDLVAKSKGIEAAETYFSNLPEASKNLVTYSALLNCYCKELMTEKAEALIEKMKELNLGLSSMPYNSLMTLYTKTGHPEKIPAIIQEMKAYDVMPDSYTYNVWMRALSSMNDISGVERVIDEMKRDGRVADDWTTYSNLASIYADAGLTDKAVKALKELEKKNACRNVTAYQFLITLYGRVGNLLEVYRVWHSLRLAFPRTANISYLNMIQVLVNLNDLPGAEKCFKEWESGCPTYDIRVANVLIGAYTKQGSLEKAEKLKEWARRSGAKPNAKTWEIFGDYYLQNGDIKSAVDCVDKAISTGRGDGGKWVPSSAIVRKFMSHFEQNKDVDGAEHFTEILKKAKDELGVDIFESLIRTYVASGKTSPIMRRRIKMENIELSEEGKRLLDSISVE